The following are from one region of the Stanieria sp. NIES-3757 genome:
- the chlG gene encoding chlorophyll a synthase, translating to MSDSSTSSQTNQIQPEQSSKARQLLGMKGAASGEKNIWKIRLQLMKPITWIPLIWGVVCGAASSGGYVWSVEDFLKAAACMLLSGPLMAGYTQTINDFYDREIDAINEPYRPIPSGAISVPQVITQILVLLFAGLGLSYGLDVWAGHDFPIMLCLTVGGGFLAYIYSAPPLKLKKNGWLGNYALGSSYIALPWWAGHALFGELNWTIVILTLIYSFAGLGIAVVNDFKSVEGDRTLGLKSLPVMFGVTTAAWICVIMIDLFQAGIAGYLISIHQNLYATILLLLVIPQITFQDMYFLRDPLNNDVKYQASAQPFLVLGMLVTGLALGHGGI from the coding sequence ATGTCTGACTCCTCAACTTCCAGTCAAACTAACCAAATTCAACCAGAACAAAGTTCCAAAGCTCGCCAGTTATTGGGGATGAAAGGCGCAGCTTCTGGCGAAAAGAATATTTGGAAAATCCGACTCCAGCTAATGAAACCGATTACCTGGATTCCCTTAATTTGGGGAGTAGTCTGTGGTGCAGCTTCTTCTGGAGGCTATGTTTGGTCGGTTGAAGATTTCTTGAAAGCTGCTGCTTGTATGTTGCTTTCAGGGCCTTTGATGGCTGGTTATACTCAAACCATCAACGATTTCTATGACCGCGAAATTGATGCCATTAACGAACCCTATCGTCCCATTCCTTCAGGGGCGATTTCTGTTCCTCAAGTAATAACGCAAATTTTAGTTTTATTATTTGCTGGTTTGGGTTTATCTTATGGACTGGATGTCTGGGCTGGACATGATTTTCCGATCATGCTTTGTCTGACTGTGGGAGGAGGATTTTTAGCCTATATTTATTCCGCTCCACCACTTAAACTGAAGAAGAATGGCTGGTTAGGAAACTATGCCCTTGGTTCAAGTTATATCGCTTTACCTTGGTGGGCTGGTCATGCTTTATTTGGCGAACTGAATTGGACTATTGTAATTCTGACCTTAATCTACAGTTTTGCTGGTTTAGGAATTGCCGTAGTTAACGACTTCAAAAGTGTCGAAGGCGATCGCACTTTGGGTTTAAAATCTCTACCTGTCATGTTTGGGGTTACTACTGCTGCTTGGATTTGCGTAATTATGATTGACCTGTTTCAAGCAGGAATTGCTGGTTATTTAATTAGTATTCATCAAAATCTGTACGCCACCATCCTGTTATTGCTCGTAATTCCTCAAATTACTTTTCAGGATATGTATTTCCTCCGCGATCCGTTAAATAACGATGTGAAATATCAAGCCAGTGCACAACCGTTTCTGGTTTTGGGAATGTTGGTTACTGGTTTAGCATTGGGACACGGGGGGATTTAA
- a CDS encoding putative anion-transporting ATPase, producing MSLIITFLGKGGIGRTTIAIATAKKLASLGERVLLVGQDPSPAFSLVLGITPEAEPQEIAANLSAVQLHTTVMLEKSWEEVKQLEAQYLRSPILKNVYGQELGILPGMDQALALNAIRQYDQSQKYDVIVYDGSGDLNSLRMWGTPEILDWYIRRFRGVFQESDIVKALSPFVQPVTSAVLNVSWTADSFAPEQTNQATQLLSKGKQALADPQRLISYLVTTPDQVAIATAKYYWGSAQQIGLTVGGVILNQGEVTDSLSTEFNPLGITAVPSINSGDWQPLIDALPNFRKGADAPKPTTIEMNERKIRVFLPGLDKKQVKLTQYGPEVTIEAGDQRRNVTLPPAWSGRSVTGAKFQNGYLELTIG from the coding sequence ATGTCCCTAATCATTACTTTCTTGGGCAAGGGTGGTATCGGACGTACAACAATTGCGATCGCAACTGCCAAAAAACTTGCTAGTCTTGGGGAAAGAGTTCTTTTAGTAGGACAAGACCCCAGCCCCGCTTTTAGTTTAGTTTTAGGCATCACTCCCGAGGCTGAACCTCAAGAAATCGCAGCTAATCTTTCCGCAGTCCAACTGCATACTACTGTAATGTTAGAAAAAAGCTGGGAAGAGGTTAAACAATTAGAAGCTCAGTATCTGCGATCGCCAATTTTAAAAAACGTTTATGGTCAAGAATTGGGAATTCTCCCTGGCATGGATCAAGCTTTAGCCTTGAATGCTATTCGCCAATACGACCAATCGCAAAAATATGATGTGATTGTCTATGATGGTTCGGGAGATTTAAATAGTTTGAGAATGTGGGGAACTCCAGAGATTCTCGATTGGTACATTCGTCGTTTTCGCGGGGTATTCCAAGAATCAGATATTGTTAAAGCATTATCTCCTTTCGTTCAACCTGTTACTAGTGCAGTCTTGAATGTTTCGTGGACAGCAGACAGTTTTGCCCCCGAACAAACCAATCAAGCCACCCAGTTATTAAGCAAAGGCAAACAAGCGTTAGCCGATCCCCAAAGATTAATCTCTTATTTAGTGACGACTCCCGACCAAGTTGCGATCGCAACTGCTAAATATTATTGGGGTAGTGCGCAGCAAATCGGGTTAACTGTGGGTGGAGTAATACTCAATCAAGGAGAGGTAACTGATTCTCTCTCTACAGAGTTCAATCCTTTAGGCATTACGGCTGTTCCTTCAATTAATTCAGGTGATTGGCAACCTTTGATTGATGCTTTACCGAACTTCCGCAAGGGTGCAGACGCTCCTAAACCCACTACCATTGAGATGAATGAGCGCAAAATTAGGGTGTTTTTACCTGGTTTGGACAAAAAACAAGTCAAACTCACTCAATACGGCCCAGAAGTTACCATCGAAGCAGGTGACCAAAGACGCAATGTTACTTTACCTCCAGCTTGGAGTGGTCGTTCAGTAACGGGCGCAAAATTTCAAAACGGCTATTTAGAACTAACTATCGGATAA
- a CDS encoding cytochrome b6-f complex subunit PetP — protein MAQVISEKSRMEIGQKVKVYRLRDRLSPNVVSKLGKTGVIKNFKMTDGSGVGVIVEFDDKSATWFFEDEIKPVE, from the coding sequence ATGGCTCAAGTTATTTCGGAAAAAAGCAGGATGGAAATCGGGCAAAAAGTAAAAGTATATCGTCTTAGAGACCGCTTATCTCCCAATGTAGTAAGTAAATTAGGCAAAACCGGAGTCATCAAAAATTTTAAAATGACTGATGGCAGTGGTGTTGGCGTAATTGTCGAATTTGATGACAAGAGTGCTACTTGGTTTTTTGAAGACGAAATTAAACCAGTAGAATAA
- a CDS encoding putative ABC transporter permease protein, ABC-2 codes for MVTFASTTINSSQWRWYWELFYVLVRRNLKRRYRGSLIGIYWSLLNPLIMTALYTLILGSAFKTYYDNSVLNYVLAAFTGLVVINFFSSSTLQALVSVVDNGAIANKIRLPLFIFPAASIGANLFQLMMGVFPLLAVVTAISSRNLINIIALIFPIIGLVLVCLGMGLAMSALYVFFRDLPYFYELFTFLLWISSPVFYPPDIVPEKVRNILAFNPLLPIIESIRQISLSGDLPALDLIVHAVISGLIILTLGWIAFRFWQNQFMDLL; via the coding sequence ATGGTTACTTTTGCTAGTACAACAATTAACTCTTCTCAATGGCGGTGGTATTGGGAATTATTTTATGTTTTGGTCAGGCGTAACCTGAAAAGAAGGTATCGCGGTTCTTTGATTGGTATTTATTGGTCATTGCTGAACCCTTTGATTATGACTGCTTTATATACCTTAATTCTCGGTTCAGCTTTCAAGACTTATTATGATAATTCAGTTTTAAACTATGTCTTAGCAGCTTTTACGGGCTTGGTGGTAATCAATTTTTTCTCTTCTTCTACTCTTCAAGCCTTAGTAAGTGTAGTCGATAATGGTGCGATCGCCAATAAGATTCGTTTGCCTTTGTTTATTTTTCCTGCTGCTAGTATCGGGGCAAATCTTTTTCAATTAATGATGGGAGTTTTTCCTTTACTTGCGGTCGTAACTGCTATTTCGTCTCGCAATCTTATTAATATCATTGCTTTAATTTTCCCGATCATTGGCTTAGTATTAGTTTGCTTGGGAATGGGATTAGCTATGAGCGCGCTTTATGTTTTTTTTCGAGATCTACCTTATTTTTATGAACTGTTTACTTTTTTATTGTGGATTAGTTCTCCTGTCTTTTATCCTCCAGATATTGTCCCTGAAAAAGTTCGTAATATTCTTGCCTTTAATCCCTTATTACCAATTATTGAAAGTATTCGACAAATTTCTTTATCAGGAGATTTACCTGCCCTCGATTTAATTGTTCATGCTGTAATTAGTGGCTTAATTATTCTAACCTTGGGTTGGATTGCTTTTCGATTTTGGCAAAATCAATTTATGGATTTACTCTAA
- a CDS encoding ABC transporter-like protein: MKEVIRLDNVSLWRRTQEEFSYDLKKTILSFLEGKYRKPATKLVLDQIDLVIETGEKIGIIGLNGSGKSTLLKLICGILQPTTGTVKVKGNIAPLIELGAGFDSELSVLDNIILYGVMLGFSRQEMQTRAKSILEFAELQEYAFVPVKGLSSGMTARLGFAIATDVQPDILILDEVLSVGDESFKNKCQKRMDNFWQEHITILVVSHTMELIEKSCHRVIWMEKGKVKLIGQSKEVIAAYLNSITN, translated from the coding sequence ATGAAAGAAGTTATTAGATTAGATAATGTTTCGTTGTGGCGAAGAACTCAAGAGGAATTTTCTTACGATTTAAAAAAAACTATTCTTTCTTTTTTAGAAGGTAAATATCGTAAACCAGCAACTAAATTAGTTTTAGACCAAATTGATTTAGTTATAGAAACTGGGGAAAAAATTGGAATTATTGGACTTAATGGCTCTGGTAAATCTACCTTATTAAAATTAATTTGCGGTATTTTACAACCTACAACTGGAACAGTAAAAGTTAAAGGAAATATTGCTCCACTAATTGAATTAGGAGCGGGATTTGATAGTGAACTTTCCGTCTTGGATAATATTATTCTTTATGGGGTAATGTTGGGTTTTTCTCGTCAAGAAATGCAAACTAGAGCTAAATCTATTTTGGAATTTGCCGAACTACAAGAATACGCTTTTGTCCCAGTTAAAGGTTTATCTTCAGGAATGACTGCTAGATTGGGATTTGCGATCGCAACTGATGTTCAACCAGATATTTTGATTTTAGATGAAGTGTTATCCGTTGGTGATGAAAGTTTTAAAAACAAATGCCAAAAGCGAATGGATAATTTTTGGCAAGAACATATAACTATTTTAGTTGTATCTCATACGATGGAATTAATTGAAAAATCTTGCCACAGAGTAATCTGGATGGAAAAAGGCAAAGTTAAGTTAATTGGTCAGTCTAAAGAAGTTATTGCTGCTTATTTAAATAGCATAACTAACTAA
- a CDS encoding group 1 glycosyl transferase: MNFQNIRVLVDGYNLELQQGTGIKTYGISLIKALNLLQAEIDILYSGAKQTKKQDSPVTEVLFFDPNFQKLGKLSQALSVSKILSKASFTPQRLKFNDIVIRNPKDILNSQFFNFLGVLNLPLCYQLSNYFFQKFNLELIIKPDYPWQIFHATYPLPIKVKGAKKITTIHDLIPLRLPYATLDDKDFFYRLIKYSIKTSDLIITVSEYSKKDLVEIFNCPAEKVAVTYSPVALPQQEVSSDKLSVYLRKYNLNYQKYILFVGAIEPKKNLGCLIDAYAMLNPDIPLVIVGKKAWLWEQDLAKIDFIVKKKSKSKTELEKVLVLDYVPTNDLPYLFQGAYCFVFPSLYEGFGLPVLEAMSFGCPVITSKVASLPEVCGDAALYIDPYNAEDLSDKLQQILTDPNLRDRLSLAGRKRAEFFSMDNYQHQLMAAYNQVLNP; the protein is encoded by the coding sequence ATGAATTTTCAAAATATTCGAGTTTTAGTTGATGGTTATAATCTAGAATTACAACAGGGTACTGGTATTAAAACCTACGGAATTAGTTTAATTAAAGCTTTAAATTTGCTTCAAGCGGAAATCGATATTCTTTACAGTGGTGCTAAACAGACTAAAAAACAAGATTCTCCTGTCACAGAGGTATTATTTTTTGATCCTAATTTTCAAAAATTAGGTAAATTGAGTCAAGCTTTATCAGTTAGTAAAATTTTGAGTAAAGCTTCTTTTACTCCTCAAAGATTAAAGTTCAATGACATAGTAATTCGTAATCCTAAAGATATTCTTAATAGTCAATTTTTTAATTTTTTGGGTGTTTTAAATTTGCCTTTATGTTATCAATTATCTAATTACTTTTTTCAAAAATTTAACTTAGAATTAATTATAAAACCAGACTACCCATGGCAAATTTTTCATGCAACCTATCCTCTGCCAATTAAAGTTAAAGGTGCTAAAAAAATTACTACGATTCACGATTTAATTCCTTTGCGTTTGCCTTATGCAACTTTAGATGACAAAGATTTTTTTTATCGCTTGATTAAATACTCAATTAAAACTTCAGATTTAATAATTACAGTTTCCGAATATAGTAAAAAGGATTTAGTCGAGATTTTTAACTGCCCTGCTGAAAAAGTTGCTGTTACTTATTCACCTGTAGCTTTACCTCAACAAGAAGTTTCCAGCGATAAACTTTCAGTTTATTTGAGAAAATATAACTTAAATTATCAAAAATATATTCTTTTTGTTGGTGCGATTGAGCCTAAAAAAAACTTAGGTTGTTTAATTGATGCTTATGCCATGCTTAATCCAGATATTCCCTTAGTAATTGTGGGAAAAAAAGCCTGGTTATGGGAACAAGATTTAGCCAAAATAGATTTTATCGTTAAGAAAAAGTCTAAGTCCAAAACTGAGTTAGAAAAAGTTCTTGTTTTAGACTATGTACCTACCAATGATTTGCCCTATTTATTTCAAGGTGCTTATTGTTTTGTTTTTCCTTCTCTGTATGAAGGATTTGGTTTACCTGTCTTAGAGGCAATGAGCTTTGGTTGCCCCGTAATTACTTCTAAAGTAGCTTCTTTACCTGAAGTTTGTGGCGATGCTGCCTTATATATCGATCCTTATAACGCTGAAGATTTAAGCGACAAACTACAACAGATATTAACAGATCCTAACTTACGCGATCGCTTGAGTTTAGCAGGAAGAAAAAGAGCCGAATTTTTTAGTATGGATAATTATCAACATCAACTCATGGCTGCTTATAATCAAGTGTTAAATCCTTAA